The Cinclus cinclus chromosome 3, bCinCin1.1, whole genome shotgun sequence genome has a window encoding:
- the LOC134041964 gene encoding acrosin-like, with product MNWLSFLVLLTVAGLAQGTWDNCGGTCGLRAPLPVYSPITYSYGSVAYDYGLTRIVGGTGAMEASWPWIVSIQHPWLPDLGHFCGGSLISTEWVLTAAHCFDVFNNISMLYVVIGATQLTQPGPGAVVRSVKQVLIHPYYNPDDMSYDIAVMELDHPVQCSPYIQLACVAHPTLKVSELQNCWIAGWGAVTARSQDSSDRLQEAKVQLIDVQLCNSSEWYAGKIHTHNLCAGYPEGNIDTCQGDSGGPLMCQDKNADYWWVVGITSFGKGCARAKRPGVYTSTQYFYDWIEYNMRPQTVESVS from the exons ATGAATTGGCTCAGCTTCCTCGTCCTGCTCACCGTGGCCGGGCTGGCGCAGGGGACATGGGACAACTGTGG aggGACCTGCGGGCTCCGGGCTCCACTACCTGTCTACAGCCCCATAACTTATTCCTACGGCAGTGTGGCTTATGACTATGGCTTGACACGCATCGTGGGAGGCACAGGTGCCATGGAAGCATCCTGGCCCTGGATCGTCAGCATCCAGCACCCCTGGTTACCAGACCTGGGGCATTTCTGTGGAGGGTCTCTCATCAGCACAGAGTGGGTCCTCACAGCAGCTCACTGCTTCGATGTGTTTAA CAACATTAGCATGCTGTATGTGGTGATTGGAGCCACCCAGTTGACTCAGCCGGGCCCTGGGGCCGTAGTGCGCAGTGTCAAGCAGGTGCTGATACACCCGTACTACAATCCTGATGACATGAGCTATGATATTGCCGTGATGGAATTGGACCATCCTGTCCAGTGCAGCCCCTACATCCAGCTGGCCTGTGTGGCTCATCCCACCCTAAAAGTGTCAGAGCTGCAAAACTGCTGGATTGCTGGATGGGGAGCTGTGACTGCAAGAT CTCAAGATTCAAGTGATCGCCTCCAGGAAGCCAAGGTCCAGCTCATCGATGTCCAGCTCTGCAACAGCAGTGAGTGGTATGCAGGGAAAATCCACACCCACAACTTGTGTGCTGGTTACCCAGAGGGCAACATCGACACCTGCCAG ggtgaCAGCGGTGGTCCTCTCATGTGCCAGGACAAGAATGCTGACTACTGGTGGGTTGTTGGAATAACCAGCTTTGGAAAAGGCTGCGCCAGGGCAAAGCGGCCCGGAGTGTACACCTCCACTCAGTACTTCTATGACTGGATCGAGTACAATATGCGTCCACAGACAGTTGAAAGTGTTTCTtga